The Hevea brasiliensis isolate MT/VB/25A 57/8 chromosome 1, ASM3005281v1, whole genome shotgun sequence genome has a window encoding:
- the LOC110633434 gene encoding probable complex I intermediate-associated protein 30 isoform X1: MSRFRAVWQASLNATKKALTWNLEELMPPSERLIFNFNSKEELKKCHLYSDSEYGGLSSASLEITDAGNGLKGVFSGNLSLEVSEGSKWNITRSGFCGMRSKKFDGFIDLDAYDTIALKLKGDGRCYISTIYTENWVNSPGQLEDNSWQSFVFVPEDNWYIAKIPLSRYLPTWRGNVIDAKLEMNQSRILGMSLSVNAEGGIPGTRSGPGDFRVEIDWIKALRTR; this comes from the exons ATGTCCAGGTTTAGAGCAGTTTGGCAAGCTTCTTTGAATGCAACAAAGAAAG CCCTCACATGGAATCTTGAAGAGTTGATGCCTCCAAGTGAGAGGctcattttcaatttcaattcaaagGAAGAGCTAAAAAAATGCCATCTATATTCAGATTCTGAGTATGGAG GTTTGTCGTCAGCTTCCTTGGAGATCACAGATGCTGGAAATGGACTAAAGG GGGTTTTCTCTGGGAATCTATCATTGGAGGTATCTGAGGGCTCAAAGtggaatataactcgaagtggttTCTGTGGCATGCGATCCAAGAAG TTTGATGGTTTTATTGATTTAGACGCATATGATACAATAGCTCTAAAGCTTAAAGGTGACGGAAGATGCTACATATCTACT ATTTATACAGAGAATTGGGTAAATTCACCAGGTCAACTGGAAGATAATTCATGGCAATCTTTTGTTTTTGTACCCGAAGACAACTGGTATATTGCAAAG ATTCCTCTTTCTCGATATTTGCCAACATGGAGAGGAAATGTGATAGATGCAAAGCTGGAAATGAATCAATCTCGCATTCTTGGCATGTCCCTATCTGTTAATGCGGAAGGTGGTATCCCAGGTACTAGATCAGGACCAGGTGATTTCAGAGTTGAAATTGATTGGATCAAAGCCTTAAGAACACG CTAA
- the LOC110633431 gene encoding uncharacterized protein LOC110633431 isoform X1, producing the protein MANGEDKSKSKDYYQVLGLNKECTATELRNAYKKLALRWHPDRCSASGSSQFVEEAKQNFQAIQQAYSVLSDANKRFLYDVGAYDSDEDENGMGDFLSEMATMMSKTKPNENGESFEELQELFEQIFQEDIESFGGSCQAAAVAATTTLSSSTSSPYASYSESSHCNDKRNSSEMNFGEFNDVEGTLGFGSHFQKFCLGVEHQQNFKKGKGARGGVIQGGAGGRSGKGHGRKQKVSSSGLNVSSQDHGISTS; encoded by the exons ATGGCAAATGGAGAAGATAAAAGCAAAAGTAAAGACTATTATCAAGTTTTGGGATTGAACAAGGAATGCACTGCAACAGAGCTCAGGAATGCTTATAAAAAACTTGCACTG AGATGGCACCCAGATCGCTGTTCAGCTTCAGGGAGTTCACAGTTTGTAGAAGAAGCGAAACAGAATTTTCAGGCAATACAACAGGCCTACTCTG TTCTCTCTGACGCCAACAAGAGGTTTCTGTACGATGTAGGTGCTTATGACAGCGATGAAGACGAGAAC GGAATGGGTGATTTTCTGAGTGAAATGGCAACCATGATGAGCAAAACAAAGCCTAAT GAAAATGGggaaagcttcgaggagttgcaaGAATTGTTTGAACAAATTTTTCAAGAGGATATCGAGTCATTTGGAGGAAGCTGTCAAGCTGCTGCTGTTGCTGCTACTACTACTTTGTCTTCTTCTACCTCTTCTCCTTATGCATCTTACAGTGAAAGTTCCCACTGCAACGACAAGCGTAATTCCTCTGAGATGAACTTCGGGGAGTTCAATGATGTGGAGGGGACTCTTGGCTTTGGCTCTCACTTTCAGAAATTCTGTTTAGGG GTGGAACACCAGCAAAATTTCAAGAAAGGGAAGGGAGCAAGAGGAGGAGTAATTCAAGGAGGAGCAGGAGGTAGAAGTGGAAAGGGACATGGCAGGAAACAAAAGGTTTCTTCATCTGGCCTTAATGTGTCCTCCCAAGACCATGGAATTTCTACTTCATGA
- the LOC110633434 gene encoding probable complex I intermediate-associated protein 30 isoform X2, whose protein sequence is MSRFRAVWQASLNATKKALTWNLEELMPPSERLIFNFNSKEELKKCHLYSDSEYGGLSSASLEITDAGNGLKGVFSGNLSLEVSEGSKWNITRSGFCGMRSKKFDGFIDLDAYDTIALKLKGDGRCYISTIYTENWVNSPGQLEDNSWQSFVFVPEDNWYIAKIPLSRYLPTWRGNVIDAKLEMNQSRILGMSLSVNAEGGIPGTRSGPGDFRVEIDWIKALRTR, encoded by the exons ATGTCCAGGTTTAGAGCAGTTTGGCAAGCTTCTTTGAATGCAACAAAGAAAG CCCTCACATGGAATCTTGAAGAGTTGATGCCTCCAAGTGAGAGGctcattttcaatttcaattcaaagGAAGAGCTAAAAAAATGCCATCTATATTCAGATTCTGAGTATGGAG GTTTGTCGTCAGCTTCCTTGGAGATCACAGATGCTGGAAATGGACTAAAGG GGGTTTTCTCTGGGAATCTATCATTGGAGGTATCTGAGGGCTCAAAGtggaatataactcgaagtggttTCTGTGGCATGCGATCCAAGAAG TTTGATGGTTTTATTGATTTAGACGCATATGATACAATAGCTCTAAAGCTTAAAGGTGACGGAAGATGCTACATATCTACT ATTTATACAGAGAATTGGGTAAATTCACCAGGTCAACTGGAAGATAATTCATGGCAATCTTTTGTTTTTGTACCCGAAGACAACTGGTATATTGCAAAG ATTCCTCTTTCTCGATATTTGCCAACATGGAGAGGAAATGTGATAGATGCAAAGCTGGAAATGAATCAATCTCGCATTCTTGGCATGTCCCTATCTGTTAATGCGGAAGGTGGTATCCCAGGTACTAGATCAGGACCAGGTGATTTCAGAGTTGAAATTGATTGGATCAAAGCCTTAAGAACACG GTGA
- the LOC110633431 gene encoding uncharacterized protein LOC110633431 isoform X2 encodes MANGEDKSKSKDYYQVLGLNKECTATELRNAYKKLALRWHPDRCSASGSSQFVEEAKQNFQAIQQAYSVLSDANKRFLYDVGAYDSDEDENGMGDFLSEMATMMSKTKPNENGESFEELQELFEQIFQEDIESFGGSCQAAAVAATTTLSSSTSSPYASYSESSHCNDKRNSSEMNFGEFNDVEGTLGFGSHFQKFCLGTGGTPAKFQEREGSKRRSNSRRSRR; translated from the exons ATGGCAAATGGAGAAGATAAAAGCAAAAGTAAAGACTATTATCAAGTTTTGGGATTGAACAAGGAATGCACTGCAACAGAGCTCAGGAATGCTTATAAAAAACTTGCACTG AGATGGCACCCAGATCGCTGTTCAGCTTCAGGGAGTTCACAGTTTGTAGAAGAAGCGAAACAGAATTTTCAGGCAATACAACAGGCCTACTCTG TTCTCTCTGACGCCAACAAGAGGTTTCTGTACGATGTAGGTGCTTATGACAGCGATGAAGACGAGAAC GGAATGGGTGATTTTCTGAGTGAAATGGCAACCATGATGAGCAAAACAAAGCCTAAT GAAAATGGggaaagcttcgaggagttgcaaGAATTGTTTGAACAAATTTTTCAAGAGGATATCGAGTCATTTGGAGGAAGCTGTCAAGCTGCTGCTGTTGCTGCTACTACTACTTTGTCTTCTTCTACCTCTTCTCCTTATGCATCTTACAGTGAAAGTTCCCACTGCAACGACAAGCGTAATTCCTCTGAGATGAACTTCGGGGAGTTCAATGATGTGGAGGGGACTCTTGGCTTTGGCTCTCACTTTCAGAAATTCTGTTTAGGG ACAGGTGGAACACCAGCAAAATTTCAAGAAAGGGAAGGGAGCAAGAGGAGGAGTAATTCAAGGAGGAGCAGGAGGTAG
- the LOC110633433 gene encoding auxin-responsive protein SAUR78-like — protein sequence MAKTGTLTKLKSAIKRWPSFTKLARTNSSIAAAGNDHCSEDKILAKELQAVYVGKSRRRYLLSSDTICHPLFQELIERSGGFDDGGEVVIACEVVLFEHLLWMLESGGSQLGSMEELAEFYYTR from the coding sequence ATGGCAAAGACTGGGACGCTAACCAAGCTCAAATCAGCTATAAAGAGATGGCCATCTTTCACCAAGCTAGCTCGCACAAACAGCTCCATTGCAGCAGCTGGTAATGATCATTGCTCAGAGGATAAGATTCTTGCAAAGGAACTTCAAGCTGTTTATGTGGGGAAGTCACGGCGTCGATATCTTCTGAGCTCCGACACCATTTGCCACCCTCTTTTTCAAGAATTGATAGAGAGGTCTGGTGGGTTCGATGATGGAGGAGAAGTAGTGATTGCTTGTGAGGTGGTGTTGTTTGAGCACTTGTTGTGGATGCTTGAGAGCGGTGGCTCTCAGTTGGGGTCCATGGAGGAGCTTGCTGAGTTCTACTACACTCGCTAA